One Setaria italica strain Yugu1 chromosome I, Setaria_italica_v2.0, whole genome shotgun sequence DNA window includes the following coding sequences:
- the LOC101753139 gene encoding uncharacterized protein LOC101753139, whose product MDPPDVEMEAAPQSPAQPPAPALAAGGEGWSMLSRARALLEEGKPSLALQAVLLAIRSQGGEQALIQTMDRACELYTQRLQATPSVDELASLLAQCAIAEAQSSNANPPRGPGSDPVDMLNSDEACILAVSGRKQIILDAFADGSSFICLKCGGLYSTSRKDEHLAYWCRTA is encoded by the exons ATGGACCCGCCCGACGTCGAGATGGAGGCCGCGCCCCAATCCCCGGCCCAGCCCCCGGCACCGGCGCTGGCAGCGGGTGGGGAGGGGTGGAGCATGCtgtcccgcgcccgcgcgctgcTCGAGGAGGGCAAGCCGTCCCTCGCGCTGCAGGCG GTTCTCCTGGCCATAAGATCACAAGGTGGTGAACAAGCTCTCATCCAAACTATGGACCGTGCGTGTGAACTCTACACGCAGAGATTGCAAGCCACTCCAAGTGTTGATGAGCTCGCCTCTTTGCTTGCTCAATGTGCCATAGCAGAGGCTCAGTCATCAAATGCTAATCCTCCACGAGGACCTGGGTCAGACCCTGTGGATATGCTGAATTCTGATGAGGCCTGCATTCTTGCTGTGAGTGGAAGGAAGCAGATCATCCTGGATGCGTTTGCCGATGGAAGCAGCTTCATTTGCCTGAAATGTGGTGGGCTCTATAGCACATCTCGTAAGGATGAGCACTTGGCCTACTGGTGCAGGACTGCATGA